In Kordia antarctica, the following proteins share a genomic window:
- a CDS encoding serine hydrolase — protein MKAIKILILSITIFSNTALAQENSTKEFVSNVEGSSLVLPQIQVIPIKDTKNDRQYELYIKLPEGYSENNDIQYPVIYYTDAIWHVEILSASTEYMLEDVILVGISWQKDINEDLKKERGAHISRFRDYSSRKSTKPKIQAKYQLGQANKHLDFIRNDVITYVDKSYRTDPNSRTYFGYSMGGEFGTYILLSQPDTFNNYILGSPSIKNDVPYLTELNTKFGPFDASNRNSSLKANVFISRGSLEKEMVEPIEEFIILLKDRRDGGLSVHKEVIYGNHGTAFPMTAVRSVAWLSSLMNHVSSDNYDVSFWDIPHLNNAFISTTPEDRKDGISVDTLAVNSNDRNAILKLSQDIFDGKHGSYDALLISHKNKLVFESYYKKGRINLPHGQASAVKAYTSLVLGRAIQLGYLTMEDLDKPLIHFFKELNPEKFTKGAEKITLHKALTMHGGLNIDRDAWKEIEKDSVQLKGHGLVQMLLEQSGPITSESQTYLYGNYNPMLVMAVIDAVVPGTAEDFIKTELLDKLGITNYKWSTHMSGLPEAGWRASIMSRDMLKLGHLVLNKGKLKGEQLISAEYLAKATSGIVKPTQDWMPKDYRFGYFWYQTIITVGNKRYDTTFAWGGGGQRVIVIEELDLTIVISGHDGEDKIMTQISEIIIPAFVKE, from the coding sequence ATGAAAGCAATTAAAATATTAATACTGTCAATCACTATTTTTTCAAATACTGCTCTTGCGCAGGAAAATAGTACAAAAGAATTCGTATCCAATGTAGAAGGTTCTTCTTTAGTATTACCACAAATACAAGTAATCCCGATAAAGGATACTAAAAATGACAGGCAATATGAATTGTATATTAAGCTACCAGAAGGGTATTCAGAAAATAATGATATTCAATATCCAGTGATTTACTATACAGATGCGATATGGCATGTTGAAATACTATCTGCCTCCACAGAATATATGCTAGAAGATGTAATTCTAGTTGGAATTTCTTGGCAAAAAGACATAAATGAAGACCTAAAAAAAGAGAGAGGAGCGCATATAAGTCGGTTCCGAGATTATAGTAGTCGTAAATCAACTAAACCTAAAATTCAAGCAAAATACCAATTAGGACAAGCTAATAAACATTTAGACTTTATTCGCAATGATGTCATTACCTATGTTGACAAATCCTATCGAACTGACCCAAATAGTCGTACTTATTTCGGCTATTCAATGGGTGGAGAATTTGGTACTTACATACTACTGTCTCAACCAGATACCTTTAACAATTACATTCTTGGCAGTCCATCGATCAAAAATGATGTTCCTTATTTAACTGAACTTAATACTAAATTTGGACCTTTCGATGCATCAAATAGAAATTCGAGTCTGAAGGCTAATGTTTTTATTTCACGTGGCTCATTAGAAAAAGAGATGGTTGAACCTATCGAGGAATTTATTATATTACTAAAAGATAGAAGAGATGGCGGTTTGTCCGTACATAAAGAAGTGATTTATGGTAATCATGGAACTGCATTCCCTATGACAGCAGTTCGAAGTGTCGCTTGGTTGTCATCCTTAATGAATCATGTTTCAAGTGACAATTATGACGTCTCATTCTGGGATATTCCACACCTCAATAATGCATTTATTAGCACAACTCCAGAGGATAGAAAAGATGGAATATCAGTTGATACATTAGCGGTAAATAGCAATGATCGAAACGCAATTCTCAAACTCTCTCAAGATATTTTTGATGGCAAACATGGAAGCTATGATGCGTTACTCATTTCACACAAAAACAAATTAGTTTTTGAATCCTATTACAAAAAAGGGCGTATCAACTTACCGCATGGACAGGCATCAGCAGTAAAAGCGTATACCAGTTTGGTATTGGGAAGAGCTATTCAGCTCGGTTATCTGACCATGGAAGACCTAGACAAACCTTTGATTCATTTTTTTAAAGAGTTGAATCCTGAAAAATTTACTAAAGGAGCAGAAAAAATTACACTCCATAAAGCATTGACGATGCACGGAGGACTGAATATAGATAGAGATGCATGGAAAGAAATTGAGAAAGATTCCGTTCAATTAAAAGGTCATGGGTTGGTTCAGATGCTTCTTGAGCAAAGCGGACCTATAACCTCAGAGTCTCAGACTTATTTGTACGGTAATTACAATCCAATGTTGGTGATGGCGGTCATTGACGCCGTTGTCCCTGGAACTGCTGAGGACTTTATTAAAACTGAGTTACTTGACAAACTCGGTATTACAAATTATAAATGGTCAACTCATATGAGTGGTTTGCCAGAAGCAGGTTGGCGTGCAAGTATCATGTCTCGCGACATGCTCAAATTGGGTCATTTAGTTCTCAATAAGGGTAAACTAAAAGGCGAACAGCTTATTTCTGCAGAATACCTTGCCAAAGCCACCAGTGGAATTGTGAAACCTACTCAAGATTGGATGCCTAAAGACTATCGTTTCGGTTATTTTTGGTATCAAACAATTATAACGGTTGGCAATAAAAGGTATGATACCACATTTGCTTGGGGAGGCGGAGGACAACGGGTAATAGTCATAGAAGAACTTGACTTAACTATTGTAATTTCTGGTCATGATGGAGAAGATAAAATAATGACTCAAATTTCTGAAATTATTATACCAGCGTTTGTTAAAGAATAA
- a CDS encoding pentapeptide repeat-containing protein — translation MDDSKEIENLKKENEELKKIITDRDKKIEENKKNRNWFLKKIATPIIGVNLKNSIINSIDEFNEKRILSKDTIADLGANIIWRITRIGIFAVIIGLLPTILLIQQNRLLGNQNRKIEQQTSLFKSQNKYIKQQSFLSEASRRSAQMIILGDILSDLNKELQDKNNTKRILSDALVGRIVSISSVMKPYYYLEDGELIDKPLSPERGQLLISLMISKIDTAFLKENILKKCDFTYSDLQNTTIENAYLSEAKLANSSFKGSKIFNSNFKFANLSGSDFSYCMVAGGSFKQSFLTNVDVSNSSFSNTNLENSEMRRARIINVNFGGSNIKGVNFRNSILNNVNLGKVDIGKSVYIDNRNSKIMKDDFLSRPFPTNTNFKNVRYINNITVERKDWLEFVKDSLKVKGLEDLTITSQIGNQSEHFGHTHGRDGKKINLYVLKLEDSLVGKVKDIKEFVLGQQN, via the coding sequence ATGGATGATTCAAAAGAAATTGAAAATCTCAAAAAAGAAAATGAAGAATTAAAAAAAATAATTACTGATAGAGATAAGAAAATTGAAGAAAATAAAAAGAATAGGAATTGGTTTTTAAAAAAAATTGCAACTCCAATAATTGGTGTTAATTTAAAGAATAGTATTATTAATTCTATTGATGAGTTTAATGAAAAAAGGATTTTATCAAAAGATACTATTGCTGATTTGGGAGCTAACATTATATGGAGAATCACGAGAATTGGAATTTTTGCCGTTATTATTGGTCTTTTACCAACTATTTTATTGATTCAACAAAATAGATTGTTAGGAAATCAGAATCGTAAAATTGAACAACAAACAAGTCTTTTTAAATCTCAAAACAAATATATTAAACAACAATCATTTCTATCTGAAGCGTCGAGAAGGTCAGCTCAAATGATAATATTAGGAGACATTTTGAGTGATTTAAATAAAGAACTTCAAGATAAAAATAATACTAAAAGGATTTTATCTGATGCGTTAGTGGGAAGGATAGTTAGTATAAGTTCAGTCATGAAACCCTATTATTACTTAGAAGATGGAGAATTAATAGATAAACCATTAAGCCCTGAAAGAGGACAGTTATTAATCTCATTAATGATAAGTAAGATTGATACAGCATTTTTAAAAGAAAATATACTAAAAAAATGTGATTTTACTTATTCAGACTTACAAAATACAACTATAGAGAATGCATATTTAAGTGAAGCTAAACTAGCTAACTCAAGCTTTAAGGGATCAAAAATTTTTAATTCTAACTTTAAATTCGCAAATCTAAGTGGAAGTGATTTTAGTTATTGTATGGTTGCTGGAGGTAGCTTTAAACAATCATTCTTGACTAATGTTGATGTTTCTAATTCTAGTTTTTCAAATACAAATTTGGAAAATTCTGAAATGCGCAGGGCACGTATAATTAATGTGAATTTTGGAGGATCAAATATCAAAGGTGTGAATTTTAGAAATTCCATTTTAAATAATGTGAATTTAGGAAAAGTTGATATTGGAAAATCTGTTTACATAGACAATAGAAATTCCAAAATTATGAAGGACGATTTTTTATCTCGTCCATTTCCCACAAATACTAATTTCAAAAATGTGAGATATATTAATAATATAACTGTTGAAAGGAAAGATTGGTTAGAATTTGTAAAAGATAGTCTAAAAGTTAAAGGATTGGAAGATTTGACTATAACATCTCAAATCGGTAATCAAAGTGAACACTTTGGTCATACACATGGGCGTGATGGAAAAAAAATTAATTTATATGTTTTAAAATTAGAAGATTCTTTAGTTGGTAAAGTTAAAGATATCAAAGAATTTGTTTTAGGTCAACAAAACTGA
- a CDS encoding type II toxin-antitoxin system ParD family antitoxin produces MATIRKTITFTEKQDKWIKSQIEAGEFTNDSEYLRDLVRHDIAKNTKFSALKAAITEGMESGISEKSVPDIMKEVEERMKADGRL; encoded by the coding sequence ATGGCGACAATTAGAAAAACAATCACATTTACGGAAAAACAAGATAAATGGATCAAATCTCAAATCGAAGCAGGAGAATTTACAAATGATAGTGAATACCTTCGAGATTTAGTACGACATGATATAGCAAAAAACACCAAATTCTCAGCGCTAAAAGCAGCAATAACGGAAGGTATGGAAAGTGGAATTAGTGAGAAATCTGTTCCCGATATAATGAAAGAAGTCGAAGAACGAATGAAAGCAGATGGGCGATTATAA
- a CDS encoding multidrug effflux MFS transporter, producing MIPKQQSQTEFIILMASLMSIVALSIDAILPALDAIGISIGITEFTDKRLLITMIFLGLGFGQLIFGPLSDSIGRKPVIYIGFTLFVLASFLCVIATSLEMMIVGRILQGIGLSAPRTISIAMVRDSFSGDYMAKIMSFIVAIFIIIPVVAPALGKLMLDTFGWRSIFNSQLIFGAIIMIWLWKRQPETLNPKHKIKLSKTLFISGFKEFMKFKTAIAFTLISGFITGSFMVYLSVADQIFQIQYGMVEEFPYLFAALAISVGFATFLNGKFVLKYGMYKLVFAFMISFTAIPVLYLIIFFGQPNPNVYILLTFFGLQFFSIGFLFGNLRSLAMQPLGHIAGIGAAINGFVSTIMAVPIATYIGGFVTNTAYPLFIGFLICGCCSLLILWILGRNTKQVALKTT from the coding sequence ATGATTCCAAAACAACAATCGCAAACAGAATTTATCATCCTAATGGCATCGCTAATGTCAATTGTAGCACTCTCAATTGATGCCATACTTCCTGCTTTAGACGCGATTGGAATTTCCATCGGAATCACAGAATTCACAGACAAACGACTCCTAATCACCATGATTTTCTTAGGATTAGGTTTTGGACAACTCATTTTTGGTCCGCTATCTGACAGCATTGGTAGAAAACCAGTCATCTACATCGGATTTACATTATTTGTACTCGCTAGTTTTCTCTGTGTCATTGCGACAAGTTTAGAAATGATGATTGTTGGACGAATTCTACAAGGAATCGGACTCTCAGCTCCACGAACCATCAGTATTGCAATGGTTCGCGATAGTTTTAGTGGAGATTATATGGCAAAAATAATGTCGTTTATTGTCGCTATATTTATCATAATTCCTGTAGTTGCGCCAGCGTTAGGAAAACTCATGTTAGATACATTTGGTTGGCGCTCCATCTTTAACAGTCAACTAATATTTGGTGCAATCATCATGATTTGGCTCTGGAAAAGACAACCCGAAACACTGAATCCAAAACATAAAATAAAGCTATCTAAAACACTATTTATCAGTGGCTTTAAAGAATTTATGAAATTCAAAACGGCTATTGCGTTTACACTAATTTCAGGATTTATTACAGGATCATTCATGGTGTATCTAAGTGTGGCAGATCAAATATTTCAAATACAATACGGAATGGTTGAAGAATTCCCGTACCTATTTGCGGCACTAGCCATTTCTGTTGGTTTTGCAACGTTTCTAAACGGCAAATTTGTTCTAAAATACGGAATGTACAAACTAGTATTTGCATTCATGATTTCGTTTACTGCAATTCCAGTTCTATATCTTATTATTTTCTTCGGTCAACCGAATCCAAATGTATATATCTTATTGACTTTCTTTGGATTACAATTTTTTTCAATCGGATTTCTTTTCGGGAATTTACGCTCGTTAGCAATGCAACCACTTGGACACATTGCAGGAATTGGCGCGGCAATCAATGGTTTTGTCTCAACAATAATGGCAGTTCCGATTGCAACATACATTGGCGGATTTGTCACAAATACAGCCTATCCTCTATTCATTGGATTCCTAATTTGTGGTTGTTGTTCCTTGTTGATTCTCTGGATTTTAGGAAGAAATACAAAACAAGTTGCATTAAAAACAACATAG
- a CDS encoding T9SS type A sorting domain-containing protein encodes MKKIIITAFLSLFLSIPFLQAQHSVARDWNEELLSAIRGDFARPTVHARNLFHSSIVMYDSWAIFNNQSQTVFLGKTYGNYTCNFNGIATPTDIAAAQHETMSYAMYRLLTHRFANSPGATTSLSNFQTLFQSYGYDVNFTSTDYSSGSYAALGNYLANEIINFGLQDGSNEQNDYANQYYTPSNSPLILEVYEDTNDINPDKWQPLAFDVFVDQSGNVFPLNTPDFLSPEWGEVTPFSLKPEDLDIINDGFDCYVYNDPGAPPYIQNSNEDGIDDPYKWHFALVSLWSSHLDPADNTMIDISPGALGNLDTTAFPQTFEEYKTFYDIYQGGDPSTGRSLNPVTNLPYTPQLVKRSDYARVLAEFWADGPDSETPPGHWFTIMNYVSDHPLTVKRLNGSGVILDDLQWDVKCYLTLGGAMHDAAINIWGIKGYYDYPRPISAIRYMAGKGQSSDATLPSYDPHGLPLLPGYIELIETGDALAGTSDENVGKIKIFAWKGPDYISDPTTDIAGVDWILASKWWPYQRGTFVTPPFAGYLSGHSTFSRAAAEVLTLLTGTEYFPGGMGTFDIPQDNFLVFEKGPSASFTLQWATYRDASDQTSLSRIWGGIHPPIDDIKGRIIGIQIGVDAFAKATEYFVLSTEEFESKTTRIYPVPFTNQLTIETENDQISNLELYSIDGRLLFTETINSNQKTINLPNLQTGIYFVKAFGFNGNVLLQEKVIKE; translated from the coding sequence ATGAAAAAGATTATTATAACAGCTTTTTTAAGCTTATTTCTCTCCATACCATTTCTACAAGCACAACATTCAGTAGCGCGCGATTGGAATGAAGAATTACTCAGCGCTATTCGTGGCGATTTTGCGCGTCCAACGGTTCATGCACGAAATCTATTTCATAGTTCTATTGTCATGTACGATTCGTGGGCAATTTTCAACAATCAATCACAAACGGTATTCTTAGGAAAAACCTATGGGAATTATACGTGTAATTTCAACGGAATTGCAACACCAACTGATATTGCTGCAGCGCAACATGAAACCATGAGTTATGCAATGTATCGACTATTAACACATCGTTTTGCAAATTCGCCTGGAGCAACCACTTCCCTATCCAATTTTCAAACGCTATTTCAATCTTACGGTTATGATGTAAATTTCACATCAACAGATTACAGTTCAGGTTCATATGCAGCTTTAGGAAATTATTTGGCAAATGAAATCATCAATTTTGGCTTGCAAGATGGCTCAAATGAACAAAATGATTATGCAAATCAATACTATACGCCTTCAAACAGTCCGTTAATTCTGGAGGTTTATGAAGACACCAACGATATCAATCCAGACAAATGGCAGCCGTTGGCTTTTGATGTATTTGTAGATCAAAGCGGAAATGTATTTCCATTAAATACGCCTGATTTTCTTAGTCCAGAATGGGGAGAAGTGACGCCTTTTTCACTCAAACCAGAAGATTTAGACATTATAAATGACGGATTTGACTGTTATGTATACAACGATCCTGGTGCGCCACCATACATTCAAAACTCAAATGAAGATGGAATTGACGATCCGTATAAGTGGCATTTTGCATTGGTTTCATTATGGTCTTCACACTTAGATCCTGCCGATAATACGATGATTGATATTTCGCCTGGCGCGTTAGGAAATCTTGATACAACCGCTTTTCCTCAAACATTTGAAGAATACAAAACATTCTATGATATCTATCAAGGTGGCGATCCGAGTACAGGTCGCAGCCTGAATCCGGTTACAAATTTACCATACACTCCACAACTTGTAAAAAGATCAGATTACGCGCGTGTGTTGGCAGAATTTTGGGCAGATGGACCAGATTCAGAAACGCCTCCTGGGCATTGGTTTACAATCATGAACTATGTCAGCGATCATCCACTAACAGTAAAGCGTTTGAATGGTTCTGGAGTAATCTTAGATGATTTACAATGGGATGTAAAATGTTACTTAACGCTCGGCGGCGCAATGCATGACGCGGCGATTAATATATGGGGAATTAAAGGATATTACGATTACCCAAGACCAATTTCGGCAATTCGGTACATGGCTGGAAAAGGACAAAGTTCTGATGCAACACTTCCAAGTTACGATCCGCATGGTTTGCCATTACTTCCAGGATATATTGAATTAATTGAAACTGGAGATGCTTTAGCAGGTACGAGTGATGAAAATGTTGGGAAAATAAAAATATTTGCTTGGAAAGGACCTGATTATATTAGCGATCCGACAACGGATATTGCTGGTGTTGACTGGATTCTAGCGAGTAAATGGTGGCCATATCAACGTGGAACATTTGTAACGCCGCCTTTTGCAGGATATCTATCAGGACATTCTACTTTTTCAAGAGCTGCCGCAGAAGTATTAACTTTACTAACAGGAACCGAATATTTCCCTGGCGGAATGGGAACGTTTGACATTCCACAAGACAATTTCTTAGTATTTGAAAAAGGACCAAGTGCGTCATTCACACTACAATGGGCAACCTATCGTGATGCTTCTGACCAAACAAGTTTATCAAGAATTTGGGGCGGAATTCATCCTCCGATTGATGATATCAAAGGAAGAATCATTGGAATACAAATTGGCGTCGACGCTTTTGCAAAAGCAACTGAATATTTTGTGTTAAGCACAGAAGAATTTGAATCAAAAACAACGCGAATTTATCCTGTTCCATTCACGAATCAATTGACAATTGAAACTGAAAACGATCAAATTTCCAACTTAGAATTATACAGTATTGACGGACGTTTATTATTTACGGAAACGATTAATTCGAATCAAAAAACCATCAATTTACCAAACTTACAAACAGGAATTTATTTTGTAAAAGCTTTTGGTTTTAATGGGAATGTTTTGTTGCAGGAGAAGGTAATAAAGGAATAA
- a CDS encoding bifunctional alpha/beta hydrolase/OsmC family protein, with protein MNSTKLQIKNAQGNHLNAYLELPANQKPNYYAIFAHCFTCSSTLSAVKNISRTLTSYGFGVLRFDFTGLGRSEGEFAESHFSGNVADLLAVQNYMTENYEAPCLLVGHSLGGAAVLVAASQLDDIKAVATIGAPSNVSHVKHLFSHGVDEISENENVQVNIGGRPFTINNEFMSDFDKTDLPKIVKNLRKPLLILHSPIDKIVGIDNAKELYVSAHHPKSFVSLDDADHLLSNERDSRYAGNMIGTWVERYFPKQENQMINTEGEHLVGHLNLVEDKFTTKIQTKNHTMIADEPISVGGDDFGPSPYQYLYAGLAACTTMTLKMYADRKQWDLQEVFVYISHSKKSNVELNIPMEKPTKLDFITKKLKFVGNLTDEQKQRLKEIAAKCPVHKTLAGNVVFESLVVG; from the coding sequence ATGAATAGCACAAAACTCCAAATAAAAAACGCACAAGGTAATCACCTAAACGCATACTTAGAATTACCAGCCAATCAAAAACCAAATTACTATGCGATATTTGCACATTGTTTTACGTGTAGCAGTACTTTAAGCGCCGTAAAAAACATCAGCAGAACGTTGACATCCTATGGTTTTGGCGTACTACGTTTCGATTTTACAGGTTTGGGTAGGAGTGAGGGCGAATTTGCAGAAAGTCACTTTTCAGGAAATGTAGCCGATTTATTAGCGGTTCAAAATTACATGACAGAAAATTATGAAGCACCATGCTTATTGGTCGGACATTCGCTTGGTGGCGCAGCAGTTTTGGTTGCGGCTTCACAATTAGATGATATAAAAGCGGTTGCTACCATTGGCGCGCCATCAAATGTGAGTCATGTAAAGCATTTATTTTCACATGGAGTTGATGAAATTTCTGAAAACGAAAATGTTCAAGTAAATATTGGCGGAAGACCTTTTACAATTAACAACGAATTTATGTCAGATTTTGATAAAACGGATTTACCAAAAATCGTCAAAAACTTACGCAAACCATTACTAATACTACATTCGCCAATTGATAAAATTGTTGGAATTGACAATGCAAAGGAATTGTATGTAAGTGCGCATCATCCGAAAAGTTTTGTCTCATTGGACGACGCCGATCATTTATTATCAAACGAAAGAGACAGTCGCTACGCAGGAAATATGATTGGAACTTGGGTAGAACGCTATTTTCCAAAGCAAGAAAACCAAATGATTAATACCGAAGGCGAACACTTGGTTGGACATTTGAATTTGGTAGAAGATAAATTTACTACAAAAATTCAAACCAAAAACCATACGATGATTGCCGACGAACCAATTTCAGTTGGTGGCGATGATTTTGGACCTTCGCCATATCAATATTTATATGCAGGTTTAGCGGCGTGTACAACGATGACATTAAAAATGTACGCAGATCGTAAACAATGGGATTTACAGGAAGTATTTGTTTACATTTCTCACAGCAAGAAAAGCAATGTAGAATTGAACATTCCGATGGAAAAGCCTACAAAGCTTGACTTCATTACAAAGAAATTAAAGTTCGTTGGGAATCTTACCGATGAACAAAAACAACGCTTAAAAGAAATTGCAGCTAAATGTCCTGTACATAAGACGTTGGCTGGGAATGTTGTTTTTGAGAGTTTGGTTGTTGGTTAG
- a CDS encoding protein adenylyltransferase SelO, which yields MKLNIQDTFNKELPADPDKNNTRRKVFEACYSFATPRIPSNPTLIHVADEVAEMLELERDTNAEEFLHTFSGKTVYPKTSPYAMCYGGHQFGNWAGQLGDGRAINLAEIRANGKRWALQLKGAGATPYSRTADGLAVLRSSIREHLCSEAMHYLGVPTTRSLSIALTGDEVLRDMLYDGNQAYEKGAVVCRVAPSFIRFGNFQLFAARKDVVNLQKLTDYTIKYFHKDIQTEGKEKYVAFFQKVVNSTLEMVLNWQRVGFVHGVMNTDNMSILGLTIDYGPYGWLEGYDANWTPNTTDSQHNRYAFGNQPGIALWNLVQLANALFPLIEEAKPLEDILENYQTNFDQKYVRMMADKIGLAEINAEEETLIEDLEKNLQLTETDMTIFFRELPRIQKKNTPQEAFQKIHKSFYKPLELAGSVTDAWTTWFTKYLERLQKEVDRDETRKFKMYEVNPKFVLRNYMAQLAIDAANKGNYEVLNELYEVLKRPYNEQPEFEKWYAKRPEWARNKVGCSMLSCSS from the coding sequence ATGAAACTCAACATACAAGATACATTCAACAAAGAATTACCTGCCGATCCTGATAAAAATAATACACGACGCAAAGTATTTGAAGCGTGTTATTCGTTTGCAACACCACGAATTCCTTCAAATCCTACACTAATTCATGTGGCTGATGAAGTTGCTGAAATGCTTGAATTGGAACGTGATACAAATGCTGAAGAATTTCTGCATACATTCTCAGGGAAAACAGTCTATCCAAAAACTTCGCCGTACGCAATGTGTTATGGCGGACATCAATTTGGAAATTGGGCAGGACAATTAGGCGACGGAAGAGCCATAAATCTCGCAGAAATTCGTGCAAATGGAAAACGTTGGGCATTACAACTAAAAGGAGCAGGAGCAACGCCATATTCCAGAACTGCTGACGGATTAGCCGTTTTGCGTTCGTCAATTCGTGAACATTTATGTAGCGAAGCAATGCATTATTTGGGCGTTCCGACAACGCGTTCCTTATCAATTGCGCTCACAGGCGACGAAGTTTTACGAGATATGTTGTACGACGGAAATCAGGCTTATGAAAAAGGTGCGGTTGTATGTAGAGTTGCGCCAAGCTTTATTCGTTTTGGAAACTTTCAACTATTTGCAGCTCGAAAAGATGTGGTAAATCTTCAAAAATTAACTGATTATACGATCAAATATTTTCACAAAGACATTCAAACAGAAGGAAAAGAAAAATATGTTGCTTTCTTTCAAAAAGTAGTCAATTCGACATTAGAAATGGTATTAAATTGGCAACGCGTCGGATTCGTTCATGGCGTTATGAATACAGATAATATGTCCATTTTAGGACTTACCATTGATTACGGTCCGTACGGTTGGCTGGAAGGTTATGATGCAAATTGGACACCAAATACAACTGACAGTCAGCACAATAGATATGCGTTTGGAAATCAACCAGGAATTGCGCTTTGGAACTTAGTTCAGTTGGCAAATGCGTTATTTCCGTTGATTGAAGAAGCAAAACCGTTGGAAGATATCTTAGAGAATTATCAAACAAATTTTGATCAGAAATATGTTAGAATGATGGCTGATAAAATCGGTCTAGCCGAAATTAACGCAGAGGAAGAAACACTAATTGAAGATTTAGAGAAAAATCTGCAACTTACCGAAACCGACATGACGATTTTCTTCCGCGAATTACCTCGAATACAAAAGAAAAATACACCGCAAGAAGCTTTTCAGAAAATACACAAATCGTTCTACAAACCCTTAGAACTCGCAGGTTCTGTAACGGATGCTTGGACAACTTGGTTTACAAAATACCTTGAACGGTTGCAAAAAGAAGTTGATAGAGATGAAACGCGGAAATTCAAAATGTACGAAGTCAATCCGAAATTTGTATTGCGAAATTACATGGCACAATTAGCGATTGATGCAGCAAACAAAGGAAACTACGAAGTTTTAAACGAATTATACGAAGTTTTAAAACGTCCGTATAACGAACAACCAGAATTTGAAAAATGGTACGCAAAACGTCCAGAATGGGCGCGAAACAAAGTTGGTTGTTCTATGTTATCGTGTAGTTCGTAG
- a CDS encoding ExbD/TolR family protein, whose protein sequence is MKMSRKTISGVNAGSMADIAFLLLIFFLVTTTFTEDEGIRGTMPSPCPEGVDCSSDVAQKNIFSIQLNRNNELMANNETISVDKLRESVKAFIDNNGDQSCEYCNGVKKVDMSDNPQKAIISIQTDREASYDHYIGVQNELVGAYYELREELSKTKFNKTVEELTEEELTILKESYPFRISEADLNQ, encoded by the coding sequence ATGAAAATGTCCAGAAAAACCATTTCAGGCGTAAACGCAGGCTCTATGGCCGATATTGCGTTTTTATTATTAATCTTTTTCTTGGTAACCACTACGTTTACCGAAGATGAAGGAATTAGAGGCACAATGCCAAGTCCGTGTCCCGAAGGCGTAGATTGTAGCTCCGATGTTGCACAAAAGAACATTTTTTCTATTCAATTGAACAGAAATAATGAATTGATGGCAAACAACGAAACAATTTCCGTTGACAAACTCCGAGAGAGTGTAAAAGCTTTTATTGACAATAATGGCGATCAGTCTTGTGAATATTGCAATGGAGTTAAAAAAGTAGACATGTCTGATAATCCTCAGAAAGCTATTATTTCTATTCAAACAGATCGAGAAGCTTCGTATGATCACTATATCGGTGTTCAAAATGAATTGGTTGGCGCGTATTATGAGTTGCGAGAGGAATTGAGCAAAACTAAATTCAACAAAACCGTTGAAGAACTAACCGAGGAAGAATTGACAATTTTGAAAGAATCGTATCCGTTTCGAATATCTGAAGCTGATTTGAATCAATAA